In Zingiber officinale cultivar Zhangliang chromosome 1A, Zo_v1.1, whole genome shotgun sequence, a genomic segment contains:
- the LOC122001569 gene encoding LIM domain-containing protein WLIM2b-like: MSFSGTQDKCKACEKTVHFIELVRADGVPFHKTCFRCSHCKGTLSISNYSSVDGILYCKPHFEQIFKVTGSYSSKNLLASKSAGEKELTRVPSKVSSMFSGTQERCASCNKTAYPLEKVTVEGEIYHKTCFKCFKGGCTLTASSYAALDGVLYCKHHFSQLFKETGSYSQLTKNASMKRSASSRRSSEDSSALEEAAAAAVAAEAGAAAAAAAEAP; encoded by the exons ATGTCGTTCAGTGGAACCCAGGACAAGTGCAAGGCCTGCGAGAAGACTGTCCATTTCATTGAGCTAGTGCGCGCCGACGGCGTCCCTTTCCACAAGACCTGCTTCAGATGCAGCCACTGCAAAGGAACTCTTTCT ATCAGCAATTACTCTTCCGTGGATGGCATCCTCTACTGCAAACCTCACTTCGAGCAGATCTTCAAGGTTACTGGAAGTTACAGCAGCAAGAATCTACTGGCTTCCAAGTCTGCGGGAGAGAAGGAACtg ACGAGGGTTCCGAGCAAGGTGTCTTCCATGTTCTCTGGAACTCAAGAAAGATGTGCCAGCTGCAACAAAACGGCGTACCCCCTTGAGAAG GTTACGGTGGAGGGGGAGATATACCACAAGACGTGCTTCAAGTGCTTCAAAGGCGGGTGCACGCTGACGGCGTCGTCGTACGCGGCGCTCGACGGCGTGCTCTACTGCAAGCACCACTTCTCGCAGCTGTTCAAGGAGACGGGGAGCTACAGCCAGCTCACCAAGAACGCCTCCATGAAGCGCAGTGCCAGTTCCAGGAGGTCGTCGGAGGACTCGTCGGCCCtcgaggaggcggcggcggcggcagtgGCGGCCGAAGCgggagcagcagcagcagcggCAGCGGAGGCACCGTAG